The sequence GGCCTTTATAACCCGGCCGGAAGAACCGCTCGGTGCCGGTGAACATGCACGGATGGTGATCACCCCAGGGCAGGGCGCCGTTGCCGCGCATGGCTTTGACCAGTTTGTCCTTGTCGTGGAAAAACGACGCCACCACTCCAAGGCCACCGGCGACGTAGACCGGCGAGTCTTCGACGGCCAGCGCCAGGGCCTGCTCTTCCGGTAAACGGAACTGGCCGTCGCGGTGCTCCATGTAGCCGGAGGCCGCATGGGCGCTAAGCCATTCGCGCACCAGACGCGGGTTACAGGTGGTTTTCGCCGCGAGGGCATCGGCACTGATCGGCTGACTGTCGGCCATTGCCCGGTACAAGCCGAGTTCTTCGCCGACGATGACATTGGCCAGCATCGCCGCGCCGCCCATGTCGTTGACCAGTTTGCCCATGAATTGGTTGAGCTTCGCCTCGTCCATCATGTGTGCTCCTGAAACAGGATCACGGTCCGGCGGCGTCGAAGGTCGAGGCGTGCGCCACCGGGCGGTGGTCACGGAGTTGAGCAGGGCACGGCTGACGTCCTGCGTCCCCCTCGACTGGGTAATAAAGGAGTCTAGCCCCGGTCCGGGGCTGGCGCTGTCTTTGTGAACAGCGAAAATTCGGGTGGGAGCGTGTATCACTGTGTATCGCGGTGGCTGGGGGATACACGGGGCGGCAATTGTCCGGGTGGGCGTACACAGCCGTGATACAGGCGTCGACTCCACTGGGTAGACCCATCCATCGAGGTTTCCCCATGCAAATTCCTCAATCATCAACGCAACCCAGCGTCGGCCTCGGCCTGCGCCGTGGCTTGCTGAAAGACCTGCAAGCTGCCCGCACCGGCGATTTCGATTTTCTCGAAGTTGCCCCGGAAAACTGGATCGGCGTCGGCGGCGCCCTCGGTGCGGCGTTGCGTGAGCTGGCCGAGCGCTACCCGTTGTCCTGTCACGGCTTGTCGCTGTCACTTGGCGGGTCGGCACCGCTGGATGTCAGCTTCTTGCAGGAAGTCCGAGTGTTTCTCGATCGTTACAACGTGCCGCTGTACAGCGAACACCTGAGTTATTGCAGTGATGACGGGCATCTTTACGACTTGCTGCCATTGCCGTTCACCGAAGAGGCAGTGCACCACGTCGCCGCGCGAATCCGTCAGGCTCAGGACATTCTCGGTCGGCGTCTGGCCGTGGAAAACGTCTCCTACTACGCCGCCCCCCGTCAGGATATGGATGAAGTGACTTTCACCAACGCCGTGCTGCGTGAGGCCGGTTGTGACCTGCTGCTGGACGTCAACAACGTGTACGTCAATGCGATCAACCACGGCTTCGATCCGCAATCGTTTCTCGCCGCTATCGAGCCGGGCCGGGTGGTCGGCATGCATGTGGCCGGGCATTTCGATGAGTCGGATACGCTGAAAATCGACACCCACGGTGCCTCGGTAAAACCGGCAGTGTGGTCGCTGCTGGCCGAGGCCTATGCGCGGTTTGGTGCGCAGCCAACGCTGCTCGAGCGGGATTTCAACTTTCCGGCGTTTTCCGAGTTGGTCGTCGAGTTGCAGACCATTCGCCACTTGCAAGCGGAGGGTAGCCTTCGTGGATAACCTGATGCAGCAACAACAGGCGTTGACCCGATATTTGCGCGACCCCGAGCATCAATCGCCACCGGCCGACATGAACGCGGCGCGGGTCAACGTCTATCGCGATCTGGTGTTCAACAACGTATCGCAACTGTTGAGCGGCACGTTTCCGGTGTTGATCCGGATCATCGGTGAGCAACGCTGGGGTCTGCTGGTGCGCGGCTTTTTGCGCGACTGGCGGGCGCAGACCCCAAAGTTTGGCGAGATTGCCGAGACGTTTCTCGACTATCTGGCCACGCCACCGCAGGTAATGCGCGAAGGTGAGTGGCCGGCGTTTTTGCTGGAGCTGGCGCATTACGAATGGGTCGAGATGGTTTTGCAGCAGTCCGATGCTCAGGCGCTGCCGGCGACCGATCCGGCGCTGTTGCTGGAACGCCCGTTGCAGATCTCGGCACTGGCCTGGCCGTTGGCGTATGCGTGGCCGGTGCATGAACTCGATCCAAACCATCAGCCCGCCACGCCACCGGACCAACCGACGTTTTTGCTGGTGCGGCGTGCGGCGGACTGGAGTGTGAAGTTTTCCGAGTTGAGTCCGCTGGCCTGGCGGTTGCTGCAGCGCATCACCGAGTTTGCACCGCTGACAGGGCGTGAGCAGTTGCAAGGTCTGGCGCAAGAGGCCGGGCAGTCGACGAGCGCTTCGTTCATGGACAGTGGGCTGGCGTTGTTGCAGCAGATGCATGAGGACCAGGTGATCGGTCTGGCATCTTGAACACTTAAACCGCGCCGCACACTGTGGGAGCGAGCCTGCTCGCGAAAGCGATCTTTCAGTCAACTTGAGCATCGACTGACAGGACGCCTTCGCGAGCAGGCTCGCTCCCACAGGGACTTTCGCTGTTCTCAGGGGTGCAGGGGGAGTTTCAGTTCCGCACACAACCCGCCGCCCTCGCGGTTGCTCAAGGTCAGCGCACCCCCCAGCGCCATGGCCAGTTGCTGGGCGATGGCCAAGCCGAGGCCGGTGCCGCCGGTATCGCGATTGCGCGAGTTTTCCACGCGGTAGAACGGTTGCAGCACTTGCGCCAGTTCGGCGTCGGCGATGCCCGGGCCGCGATCCATGACGGTAATCGCCAGACTGCCCTTGTTGGCTTCGACCCAGACTTCGGCAGCGCCGGCGAATTTCAGCGCGTTGTCGGTCAGATTCACCAATACCCGGCGCAAGGCATGGGGCCGGGTGTCGATGACCACCGCACTCTTGCCGACCAGGTGCACCTGCTTGCCCATGTCCTGATAGTCGAACACCAGGCTTTCGAGGAAGGAGTCCATGTTGGTGCGACGGCTTTCCTCGGTCGAACCGTGGATGCTGCGCGCATAGGCCACGCCTTCGCGCACCAGATGCTCCATCTCGCTGAGGTCATTCCACAGTTTGTCTTTCTCGGCGCAATCGTCCATCAGCTCGGCGCGCAGTTTCATCCGCGTGATCGGCGTTTGCAGGTCATGAGAAATCGCCGCCAGCAATTGCATACGCTCTTTGAGGTAAGCGGCGATGCGCGCCTGCATCGCGTTGAATGCACGGGCGGCGTAGATCACTTCGGTCGGGCCGCTTTCGTCGAGGTTGATCGGGTGGGCGTTGGGGTCGAGGGTTTCCACGGCGTTGGCGAGGCGCGTCAACGGACGCACCGCGATGCGCACCGCCAGCCAGGTGCAGGCGATCATCAACGCCAGTTGGCCGAGCAAGACCATCGGCAACCAGGGTGACAACGGCACCATGGCGGGGCGCACGTCGATGGTCACCGGGCTGCCGTCGCTCAGGCGCAGATGGCCCTGGAAGTGTTTCTTCGGCCCGGGGATATCAGTGAAAGTCAGCGGATAGCGTTCACCAATGGCTTCGGTGATCGAGGTGACGGCTACCGGCACATCACTGGCCTCGATCGGCGTGCCCGGTTCACCTTCGCTCAACAGGTAGCCATAATTTTTTCGCGCCAGACGCTCGAGCCAGGCCGGGCGCTCTTCGGCAGGCAAGCGATCGAGGATCGCAATCGAGGTCGACACGTCGGTTTCCAGATTGCCGAGCATGGTGTTTTTCGCACTCTGGTAACGCTCGTAATACTGCGCGCCGAACGACAATGCCTGGGCCAGCAGCAAGCCGATCAGGAAAATCAGCGACAGGCGCGAGGCGAGGGTACGTGGCCAGTGCAGATTGACGCTCATGCCGGCGCCCCGAGAATTTCGACTGGCAGCGAGAACACATAACCTTCACTGCGCACGGTCTTGATGTAGGCCGGCTCGCGCGCATCATCCAGCAGACGCTGGCGCAAACGGCTGACCAGCAAATCGATCGAGCGGTCGAACAGGTCAGCATCACGACCCTGCGTGAGATTGAGCAATTGATCGCGGCTGAGCACCCGTTGCGGGTGATCGAGAAACACCCGCAGCAAACGGTATTCGGCGCCGCTGAGGGCGACCATGGTGCCGTCCTTGTCGAGCAGGTGGCGGGCTGAGGTGTCCAGCTGCCAACGGCCGAAAGCCAGCAAGCGACCGGCCTCGGTGACCACCAGATTCGGCGGCAGCATCCGCGTGCGGCGCAGCACGGCGTTGATCCGCGCCAGCAACTCACGGGCGGCGAACGGTTTGGTCAGGTAATCGTCGGCGCCCATTTCCAGGCCGATGATGCGGTCGGTTTCATCGTTGCGCGCGGTCAGCATCAGTACCGGCGTGGCCTTGTGTTTGCCCACGCGCAGTTCCCGGCACAGCTGCAGGCCATCGTCGCCGGGCATCATGATGTCGAGCACGATCAGGTCGACGGTGTTGGCTTCGAGAAAGCTGCGCATCTGCCGGCCATCGGCGACCACGGTGGTGCGCAGGCCGTTTTTCTTCAGGTAGTTGCCCACCAGTTCACGGATCTCGCGGTCGTCATCGACGATGAGAATGTGATCGACATGTTCCATCGGGTTCGAACCTCTATCAAAGGGGAATGCCATGCAGTCTATCGAGCCTCGCGCGGCTCGCCTGCCTGCCTTTGTATTGCAGTGTATCTGCCGTGACGACGGATACATGAACACGCAAAAACGCAGTTTTTTCAGGGTTTTGTATCGCTGTGTATCCCCCGCCGAGCGGGATACACAGCGATTGAAACGCGGCCTTTCCTGACACAGACGCGATACCTCGCGGGCCTCAAATAGGCTCCATCGAGGCCCACACAGATCGCCTCGGCTCAAACCCACTGAAGCCTTGAGGAAAACGCCATGAACAACAAATCCGTAATCGCCGCCTGCCTGTTTGCCGCGCTCAACATCTGCACGCTGTCGGCCCGTGCCGAAGCCGCTGTCACCGCGCAAACCTACACCTACGGCACCCACCTGGATATCCAGAAAGTTCTCTCGCTGAAACAGGACAACTCGGTGACGTGCGGGATTGTCGAGGCGCGCATGACCTACCTCGATTCGGCCGGTCAGACCCGCGTGCTCGATTACAGCAAATTCGCCGACGGCTGCAACAACGACAATTGAGTCATCACTCTTTATAGAAGGAAACAACCATGAACAACGTATCGCGCTTTTTGACCGCTATCGCTTTCTCCCTGGCCGGCGTCGCCGCCCATGCCAACGCTGCGGTTGAACAGCATAGCTGTCACAGCAGCACCTGCTTCCAACTGACGCCGGTGGCCAAGCAAGGCACCGATGGCTTGATTGCCGCGGACGGTTCCAGCCGCACGCCGCAGGGCCAGATGTTTGCCGCAGACGGCTCCAGTCGCACGCCACAAGGGCAGATGTTTGCCGCGGACGGTTCCAGCCGCACGCCACAAGGCCAGATGTTTGCCGAAAACGGCGCCAGCCGTACGCCGCAGAGCCATTGGCTGGAAAGCCAGAACGTCTGAATGCTTCATCACAGTCATTGAACCAGGGTGGACTCACTATGTACCTCATCGCATTCCTCGGCGGTCTGCTGACCGTGCTCAGCCCCTGCATCCTGCCGGTGGTGCCGTTTCTGTTTGCCGGTGCCCAACGCAGCCGCACCTCGATTCTGCTGACCCTCGGCGGCATGGCACTGACCTTCGCGCTGATTTCCAGCCTGGCGGTGGTCAGCAGCGAATGGGTGATCCAGGCCAGCAACAGCGGGCGTTACGTCGCGTTGATCGTGATGAGTGTGTTCGCCCTGTCGCTGATCTCGGCGCGCGTCGGTGACTGGTTGACGCGACCTTTGGTGATGCTCGGCAACCGCCTCGATCCGGACTCCCGGAAGAAGGCCGGGCCGATGGCTTCGATCATGCTCGGCGTAGCCACGGGGCTGCTGTGGGCACCGTGCGCCGGACCGATTCTCGGCGTGATCCTCACCGGCGCCATGCTGCAAGGGGCGAATGCGCAGACCAGCCTGTTGCTGCTGGCCTACGGTGTCGGCAGTGCATTGTCGCTGGGTACGCTGATCTTCACCGGGCGCGGTTTGGTCAATCGCCTGAAACCGTCGATTCCGTTCACTGGCTGGTTGCGCCGTGGTGCCGGGGTTGCGGTACTGGCGACGGCAGCGGTGATTGCCACCGGCTTCGATAAAACCTTGTTGGCGAAGACCTCCTCTGAAGGCGTCGCCAGTGTCGAAAAAAACGTCTTGGAGAACGTGCCGAAAGTGCTCGACTACTTCATCAGCAAAGTCCGCGCGGACTCGCCGATGGAGCAGGGCAAAGGGCCGATGCCGTCGCTCTCCGGCGCGGTGCAATGGCTGAACTCGCCCGAGCTGAGCGCTGAGTCCCTGCGCGGCAAAGTGGTGCTGGTGGACTTCTGGACCTACGACTGCATCAACTGCCAGCACACCCTGCCGTACGTCAAAGACTGGGCGAAGAAATACGAAAAGGACGGGCTCGTGGTGATCGGCGTCCACACCCCGGAGTACGGTTACGAGCGGATCATCGACAACGTCAGGGATCAGGTGAAAAAACTCGGCATCACCTACCCGGTGGCCATCGACAACAACTACGCGATCTGGCGTAACTTCGACAATCAGTACTGGCCAGCGCACTACCTGATCGACGCCAAGGGGCAGGTGCGTTACAGCCACTTCGGCGAAGGTCGCTACGAAGCGCAGGAGCAGATGATCCAGCAGTTGCTGCAGGAGGCAAAGGCGCCTGCGGCCTGATCAGCAAAACCAATGGCTCAGAGGTCACGCACCATGAGCCATTGTTCGTTGTCCCAGGCGCGAAAACGCTCCAGCACCTGCCAGCCGCGTTTGGCGTAGTAGTCCTGTTTGGTCTGTGTGTGCAGGTAAAGACGCGCAAACCCGCAGTCTTTCGCTTCCTGACAAACCCCCTCAATCAAGCGTTCCGCCAGACCTTGCCCGCGTGCTTCAAGGCTGACGAACACGCAGGCCAGCCAAGGTCCGAGATCGGGGCGCAGGGCGAGGTCATCACGTGCCAGCGCCGCGCCGCCGAGCAGACGCTCACCGTCCATGGCAATCAGACAGGGCCAGTCACCATTGCCTTGGCCCTCGGCAAATTCGCGCTGCCACTCGGCCAGCGGGTGGTCGACGTATTCGTAGGGAAATTGCTGGTGGATCCATTGTGCATAACGGTCGCTGTGGTGCATGTGATGCGCGAGCCAATCGATTTGCAGTGACATCAGTCGAATCCGTTCCAGAAGCGAGAACGCATCAGAAACCAATCCCCCAACCTTGGCAATCCTCAAGGTGTTCCAGACCCTTTACAGATTTCCACCGCTCATCGGCAAACCCCCGGTTTTACCGGGTTGCCAGACGATTGGCAGGGACGCCGCGCGGTCTCGGCGCGATAGTGCGTGAGCAGGGTCACTGCCGGCCTTGCCCCATAACAAGAGCGCGAGGTAGCCATGCCTAAATTCGTGATTGAACGCGAGATTCCAGGGGCTGGGAAGCTGTCGGAAGCAGAACTCAAAGCCGTGTCGAAAACGTCCTGTGATGTATTGCGCGAACTCGGCCCGCAGGTGCAGTGGCTGCAGAGCTATGTCACCGCAGACAAAATCTATTGCGTGTACATCGCGCCGGATGAAGAGCAGGTGCGTGAACACGCCAGGCTTGGAGGATTTCCTGCCAACAGTGTGGCGCGTGTGATGACGGTCATCGATCCGACGACGGCCGAATGATCACCGACCCACCCGCAGCGGAGTTCACGCTTATGAGCACCCCGATTGATCTGACTGCCTTGAAAGAACGCCAGAAAGTCGCCTGGGCCAGTGGCGACTACGCCGTGATTGGCACGACGTTGCAAATCGTCGGCGAAAACCTCGCCGAAGCCTGCGACCTGCGTTGCGACGAGGAGGTGCTGGATGTCGCTGCCGGCAACGGTAATGCAACGCTGGCGGCGGCGCGGCGCGGTTGCCTGGTCACCTCGACCGACTATGTCGCGGCGCTGCTGGAACGGGGGCAGGATCGTGCCCGCGCGGAGCATCTGGACGTGACGTTTCAGGTGGCCGATGCCGAAGCGCTGCCGTTCGCCGACGAGAGCTACGACGCCGTGCTGTCGACCTTTGGCGTGATGTTCGCACCGGATCAGGACCAGGCTGCTGCTGAACTGGGCCGGGTTTGTCGCCGTGGCGGGCGGATCGGTCTGGCCAACTGGACGCCGGAAGGTTTCGTTGGCCAGATGTTCAAGATTCTCGGCCGGCATCTGCCACCGCCTGCCGGTGCTCAGCCGCCGTCGAATTGGGGCTCTGATGCGTGGCTGCACAAGCATTTCGATGACCGCGATTTTCTGCTGCGTGTGACGCGGCGCGAGTTCAATTTTCGCTATCGCTCGGCCGCGCACTTCATCGACATCTTCCGCCATTGGTACGGGCCGGTGCACAAGGCCTTCGCGGCACTGCCGCCGGAGAGCGGGCAGGCGCTGGAAAATGATCTGGCGGATTTGCTCAACCGTTTGAATCGGGCGGGGGAGGAGTCGCTGGTGGTGCCGAGCGAGTATCTGGAGGTGGTAATCACTAAACGCTGAATGAAGATCCCTGTGGGAGTGAGCCTGCTCGCGATAGCGGTCTTTCAGTCAAAAATATTCAGCTGACAGACCGCTATCGCGAGCAGGCTCACTCCTACATTGGATGTGTGTTTGGCTCTGGGGCCTATTTCACCTGCGGCCGATCAAACCACTCCAGCGCCGTGCGCCAGATGCAGATCCCCAGAAAGTACGCCGACATCAGCAACCACAAGCCCATCACCAACGGGTTGATCACCGGGTGGTTGAGCACCAGCGACAAACTGCACAGCAGCCAGATCGCCGTCACCGCAATGTTGATCGGCATGAACCGCCGTACACGGAATGGATGGAGGAACTTCATCCGCGTCACGGTCAGCAACGCCAGGCCGATCACCGTCAGAAAAGTGATCCACGGTCCGGGCCCGATGATGTACAGACACAGCGCGACCACATTCCACGCCGCCGGAAACCCGACAAAGTAGTTGTCCTTGCTCTTCATGTTGACGTTGCAGAAGCAGAACAGCGACGACACCAGAATCAGCGACACGGTCAGCAGCAGGGTGTAGTCGGGCAACGGAATGTAGCGATAGATGAACAGCGCCGGGATGAACACGTATGTCAGGTAATCGATCACCAGATCAAGGATCGAGCCGTCGAAGCTCGGCAGCACCGATTGCACGTTGACCTTGCGCGCCAGTGCGCCGTCGAGGCCGTCGACAATCAGCGCCACGCCCAGCCACATCAGGCAGTGGGTCGGCTGGTTTTCCAACAGGGCGAGGGTGGCCAGAAAAGCGGTGACCACGCCAGTCGCGGTAAAGCCATGGGCGCCCCATGCTTTGAGCCTGGCGATGTGTACGGTCGATATCACGGGGGCGTTCTCCAGAAAGTGATGCAAGCCGGGTATCACCCTCGGTTAGAAGGGCGCCGGCAAACCGGGTTGGGGTTGCAGCTATCGACCGGTCTGGCCGGGATAAGGTTCAGCATCCTTGAATCTTAGCTGGCCGGTGCAAAAATACGCAGGCGAAATCCGCCAGGGTTTTGCGTGTCAGCCAAACGGTGCTGGCGCTCTGGCTTCAGGGGGCTATCGTTGCCAGACGGTCACTGCCCTTGCCTGAGGATGACGTCATGAACACCAGCGATTTGCTTGAACAACTGCTGCGAGGCCAAGCCTCGGCGGGACAACAATCTTCAGCCTCCGCCGGTGCTGGTTTGGGTGGCCTCGGTGGCTTGCTGGGTGGTCTGCTCGGTGGCGCGGATTCAACCGGTACACGCGGCGGTGCGCCGGTGGGCGGGTTGGGTGGATTAGGCGGTTTGCTCGGTGGTTTACTCGGCGGCGGTGCCGGTGGTGGCCTGGGCGGCGCGTTGGGTGGGGCGCTGGGTGGCGGGGGCGGTACGCAAAGTCGTTCCGGCGGCAGCAATTATGCGGCGCTGGCCTCGCTGGGAATGATGGCGTTCCAGGCGTATCAGGCCTGGCAACGCAGCCAGGCCAGTTCGGCCCCGCAACAAACGCCGCAAACGGCTAACCTCCTGGCCGGCCCGGAGATTGAAGAGCACGGCCACGCGGTTCTGCGCGCGTTGATCGCGGCAGCCAAGGCTGACGGGCGTATCGATGAATCCGAGAAACACCTGATCAGCAGCGAAATCGGCAAACACACCGACGATCCGCAGTTGCAGCAATGGCTCGATGCCGAAGTCGCCAAGCCGCTGGACCCTGATGACGTGGCGCAGGCGGCCAATGGGGATCCGGCCGTCGCCGCCGAAATGTACCTGGCCAGCGTCATGCTGGTTGATGACCAGCAGGACGCCGAGCGCAGATATCTGGATGAGCTGGCAGCAGCATTGCAGATCGACCCGGATTTGCAGGTGCATCTGGAACGGCAGGCCAAAGGTTCGGCCTGAAGTCACGTTAAATAAATCATTGTCACCGGCAGCTCCGCCAAGGAGCTGCTTCGCCGTCCGTCCGGGCAATTTTCACGTCGATTGAATTTTTCGCAGGCGCTGCCTCTCTGCTGCTGTAGAGGCGTGTGGAACAGCGTCCTGCCAACCGACCGAGAATTTTGCCATGACTGTCCTGACACATCTGCAAGCTGCGCCTGCCCAACCGCATCTTATGAATGCCGCCGGGAACATCCGACAGGTCTATGACGCGTTGTTGCGCGATGACAACTCCCAAGACCTTGCACAGGCTTTTTTACAGGAACAACTGCAACACGCCGCGCAACTCAACGACTCCCTGCCCGAAGATCCCACGACCTGGCACGCCTGGGTGGCCGGGCATTGCGCCGATGTCGCCCGGCAATACGCCGACTATCTGCAACAGCGCAAGGCCGGCGGGCCACGGCAATTTTTC comes from Pseudomonas sp. RU47 and encodes:
- a CDS encoding ATP-binding protein — its product is MSVNLHWPRTLASRLSLIFLIGLLLAQALSFGAQYYERYQSAKNTMLGNLETDVSTSIAILDRLPAEERPAWLERLARKNYGYLLSEGEPGTPIEASDVPVAVTSITEAIGERYPLTFTDIPGPKKHFQGHLRLSDGSPVTIDVRPAMVPLSPWLPMVLLGQLALMIACTWLAVRIAVRPLTRLANAVETLDPNAHPINLDESGPTEVIYAARAFNAMQARIAAYLKERMQLLAAISHDLQTPITRMKLRAELMDDCAEKDKLWNDLSEMEHLVREGVAYARSIHGSTEESRRTNMDSFLESLVFDYQDMGKQVHLVGKSAVVIDTRPHALRRVLVNLTDNALKFAGAAEVWVEANKGSLAITVMDRGPGIADAELAQVLQPFYRVENSRNRDTGGTGLGLAIAQQLAMALGGALTLSNREGGGLCAELKLPLHP
- a CDS encoding DUF2790 domain-containing protein, which codes for MNNKSVIAACLFAALNICTLSARAEAAVTAQTYTYGTHLDIQKVLSLKQDNSVTCGIVEARMTYLDSAGQTRVLDYSKFADGCNNDN
- a CDS encoding HvfB family MNIO-type RiPP peptide maturase, with the translated sequence MQIPQSSTQPSVGLGLRRGLLKDLQAARTGDFDFLEVAPENWIGVGGALGAALRELAERYPLSCHGLSLSLGGSAPLDVSFLQEVRVFLDRYNVPLYSEHLSYCSDDGHLYDLLPLPFTEEAVHHVAARIRQAQDILGRRLAVENVSYYAAPRQDMDEVTFTNAVLREAGCDLLLDVNNVYVNAINHGFDPQSFLAAIEPGRVVGMHVAGHFDESDTLKIDTHGASVKPAVWSLLAEAYARFGAQPTLLERDFNFPAFSELVVELQTIRHLQAEGSLRG
- a CDS encoding DUF4242 domain-containing protein, producing MPKFVIEREIPGAGKLSEAELKAVSKTSCDVLRELGPQVQWLQSYVTADKIYCVYIAPDEEQVREHARLGGFPANSVARVMTVIDPTTAE
- a CDS encoding response regulator — translated: MEHVDHILIVDDDREIRELVGNYLKKNGLRTTVVADGRQMRSFLEANTVDLIVLDIMMPGDDGLQLCRELRVGKHKATPVLMLTARNDETDRIIGLEMGADDYLTKPFAARELLARINAVLRRTRMLPPNLVVTEAGRLLAFGRWQLDTSARHLLDKDGTMVALSGAEYRLLRVFLDHPQRVLSRDQLLNLTQGRDADLFDRSIDLLVSRLRQRLLDDAREPAYIKTVRSEGYVFSLPVEILGAPA
- a CDS encoding HvfC family RiPP maturation protein is translated as MDNLMQQQQALTRYLRDPEHQSPPADMNAARVNVYRDLVFNNVSQLLSGTFPVLIRIIGEQRWGLLVRGFLRDWRAQTPKFGEIAETFLDYLATPPQVMREGEWPAFLLELAHYEWVEMVLQQSDAQALPATDPALLLERPLQISALAWPLAYAWPVHELDPNHQPATPPDQPTFLLVRRAADWSVKFSELSPLAWRLLQRITEFAPLTGREQLQGLAQEAGQSTSASFMDSGLALLQQMHEDQVIGLAS
- a CDS encoding tellurite resistance TerB family protein, which translates into the protein MNTSDLLEQLLRGQASAGQQSSASAGAGLGGLGGLLGGLLGGADSTGTRGGAPVGGLGGLGGLLGGLLGGGAGGGLGGALGGALGGGGGTQSRSGGSNYAALASLGMMAFQAYQAWQRSQASSAPQQTPQTANLLAGPEIEEHGHAVLRALIAAAKADGRIDESEKHLISSEIGKHTDDPQLQQWLDAEVAKPLDPDDVAQAANGDPAVAAEMYLASVMLVDDQQDAERRYLDELAAALQIDPDLQVHLERQAKGSA
- a CDS encoding class I SAM-dependent methyltransferase; translated protein: MSTPIDLTALKERQKVAWASGDYAVIGTTLQIVGENLAEACDLRCDEEVLDVAAGNGNATLAAARRGCLVTSTDYVAALLERGQDRARAEHLDVTFQVADAEALPFADESYDAVLSTFGVMFAPDQDQAAAELGRVCRRGGRIGLANWTPEGFVGQMFKILGRHLPPPAGAQPPSNWGSDAWLHKHFDDRDFLLRVTRREFNFRYRSAAHFIDIFRHWYGPVHKAFAALPPESGQALENDLADLLNRLNRAGEESLVVPSEYLEVVITKR
- a CDS encoding cytochrome c biogenesis protein DipZ; translation: MYLIAFLGGLLTVLSPCILPVVPFLFAGAQRSRTSILLTLGGMALTFALISSLAVVSSEWVIQASNSGRYVALIVMSVFALSLISARVGDWLTRPLVMLGNRLDPDSRKKAGPMASIMLGVATGLLWAPCAGPILGVILTGAMLQGANAQTSLLLLAYGVGSALSLGTLIFTGRGLVNRLKPSIPFTGWLRRGAGVAVLATAAVIATGFDKTLLAKTSSEGVASVEKNVLENVPKVLDYFISKVRADSPMEQGKGPMPSLSGAVQWLNSPELSAESLRGKVVLVDFWTYDCINCQHTLPYVKDWAKKYEKDGLVVIGVHTPEYGYERIIDNVRDQVKKLGITYPVAIDNNYAIWRNFDNQYWPAHYLIDAKGQVRYSHFGEGRYEAQEQMIQQLLQEAKAPAA
- a CDS encoding GNAT family N-acetyltransferase; its protein translation is MSLQIDWLAHHMHHSDRYAQWIHQQFPYEYVDHPLAEWQREFAEGQGNGDWPCLIAMDGERLLGGAALARDDLALRPDLGPWLACVFVSLEARGQGLAERLIEGVCQEAKDCGFARLYLHTQTKQDYYAKRGWQVLERFRAWDNEQWLMVRDL
- the pcsA gene encoding phosphatidylcholine synthase, which translates into the protein MISTVHIARLKAWGAHGFTATGVVTAFLATLALLENQPTHCLMWLGVALIVDGLDGALARKVNVQSVLPSFDGSILDLVIDYLTYVFIPALFIYRYIPLPDYTLLLTVSLILVSSLFCFCNVNMKSKDNYFVGFPAAWNVVALCLYIIGPGPWITFLTVIGLALLTVTRMKFLHPFRVRRFMPINIAVTAIWLLCSLSLVLNHPVINPLVMGLWLLMSAYFLGICIWRTALEWFDRPQVK